The genomic region ATACGTAGCTAGAATTTTTCCTGTGGTTCTGGTAAAACAATTAATTCCCTATGTATTTACCGATTTTCACGAACTACAGTTTTTCTTTCTGAAAATAACCGATATCTACATTATTCTTCTCGTGGTGTTTATTCTGAGAAGTATTGTACGGAGCATTAAAAATTACCTGCGCACTACCGATCGGTTTTACGATAAGCCATTGGATAGTTACGCTCAGGTGGTTATTATTTTTATTTGGTTTTTCGGGTTGATATTTGCTTTTTCTGAATTAACCGGACTTTCAATTGTAAAGTTCCTAACTACTTTGGGAGCCGCTTCTGCCATTCTTCTATTAATTTTTAAAGATACCATTTTAGGCTTTGTAGCAAGTATACAAACTTCTGCCAACGATATGGTGCGCATTGGAGATTGGATCACCATGGAAAAATATGGCGCCGATGGAGATGTTATCGAAATTAACTTGGCGACGGTAAAGGTTCGAAATTTCGATTATACCATAACCACCATTCCCACCTACGCCTTAATATCAGATTCTTTTAAGAACTGGCGGGGTATGCAGGAAAGTGGAGGGAGACGTATTAAACGTGCTATTTATATTAAAGCTTCTAGTGTAAAATTCTTAACAGATGAAGATTTAGAAAAGTACAAAAGCATACAAACAATACAGCAATACATTGACCACCGTCAAAAAGACATTAAAAAATTTAACCAAGAACAGGGTTACAACAAGGATCAGAATATCGTAAATGGTAGAAATCAAACAAACTTGGGGATTTTTAGGAAATATTGCGACCTCTATCTTCAAAATCATTCAGCTACGAACAAAGATATGCTTATGATGACACGGCATCTCGCCCCTACTGCACAGGGAATACCAATAGAAATTTACGTTTTTTCCAGCGACAAGCGATGGGAGAATTACGAGCGTATCATGGCTGATATTTTTGAGCATATCGTAGCTGCCGTACCACACTTCGATTTAGAAATATTTGAAAACCCTTCTGGAACAGATTTGAAAAGGGCATTGGAATCCATTTTCAATAATAAAGGTGCATCATAGTTAAACGAAGACTTTACTATTTATTTTTATTTACCCTTATTGTAATGTTTCGATTGGTTATTACTGTTCGAACGTTTACAAGC from Galbibacter sp. BG1 harbors:
- a CDS encoding mechanosensitive ion channel family protein: MEEKSELLSNLSCIVHDWLLRNNYTEGTAQKLNLLVNLIALIVVVYLIDLLLRTVVVKFFYAFTNKSQTTFDDYLVKSNFPKYVARIFPVVLVKQLIPYVFTDFHELQFFFLKITDIYIILLVVFILRSIVRSIKNYLRTTDRFYDKPLDSYAQVVIIFIWFFGLIFAFSELTGLSIVKFLTTLGAASAILLLIFKDTILGFVASIQTSANDMVRIGDWITMEKYGADGDVIEINLATVKVRNFDYTITTIPTYALISDSFKNWRGMQESGGRRIKRAIYIKASSVKFLTDEDLEKYKSIQTIQQYIDHRQKDIKKFNQEQGYNKDQNIVNGRNQTNLGIFRKYCDLYLQNHSATNKDMLMMTRHLAPTAQGIPIEIYVFSSDKRWENYERIMADIFEHIVAAVPHFDLEIFENPSGTDLKRALESIFNNKGAS